The proteins below are encoded in one region of Pseudomonas putida S13.1.2:
- a CDS encoding CinA family protein: protein MACDPVLAVLGYLKDHQLILTTAESCTAGCMVALLAAFPGTGEVLESGYVVYSPTAKKRLLGVNQDTIERYGLTSEAVAWEMALGALKDSDANVVIATTGVAGPSPQSGILPGTLCFAWAFAGEPIAVFTRTQRFFGERSQVMHDGAVYGLTRLVHYHERWLRGERA from the coding sequence ATGGCGTGCGATCCAGTACTGGCCGTGCTCGGCTACCTCAAAGATCATCAATTGATACTCACCACGGCCGAGTCCTGCACCGCAGGGTGCATGGTGGCTTTGCTGGCGGCTTTTCCAGGTACAGGGGAGGTATTGGAAAGCGGCTATGTGGTGTACTCACCCACTGCCAAGAAGCGCCTGCTAGGGGTGAACCAGGACACGATCGAGCGCTATGGCCTGACCAGCGAGGCCGTCGCCTGGGAGATGGCCTTGGGCGCGTTGAAGGACAGCGACGCCAACGTGGTCATCGCTACCACTGGCGTAGCCGGGCCAAGCCCGCAATCGGGGATCCTGCCCGGCACGTTGTGCTTCGCCTGGGCGTTTGCCGGCGAGCCCATTGCCGTGTTTACCCGCACCCAGCGTTTTTTTGGCGAGCGCTCGCAGGTGATGCACGACGGCGCCGTCTATGGGCTGACCCGACTGGTTCATTATCACGAACGCTGGCTGAGAGGCGAGCGCGCCTGA
- a CDS encoding hemerythrin domain-containing protein, with product MNAIDLLMQDHKLVKKLLEELSSTTERAVKKRADLLHRIEQELQVHTALEEDILYPAIKQAGGKEEAKMYYEAKEEHRTVDALVLPDLLHTDTGTLEFAGRVKVMKELLEHHIEEEEEELFPTAKKLLGKAQLDELGAAMEAQKKLLKGEQRAA from the coding sequence ATGAATGCAATCGATCTGCTGATGCAAGACCACAAACTGGTCAAGAAGCTGTTGGAAGAGCTCTCCTCGACCACCGAGCGTGCCGTTAAGAAGCGCGCTGATCTGCTGCACCGGATCGAGCAGGAACTGCAGGTCCACACGGCCCTGGAGGAAGACATCCTCTACCCCGCGATCAAGCAGGCCGGTGGCAAGGAGGAAGCCAAGATGTATTACGAAGCCAAGGAAGAACACCGGACTGTCGACGCCCTGGTGCTCCCTGATCTGCTTCATACGGACACCGGCACCCTTGAGTTTGCCGGTCGGGTGAAGGTGATGAAGGAGCTGCTCGAGCATCATATAGAGGAAGAGGAAGAGGAACTCTTCCCCACGGCGAAGAAGCTCCTGGGTAAAGCCCAACTGGACGAACTGGGGGCCGCCATGGAAGCCCAGAAAAAACTGCTCAAGGGTGAGCAGCGGGCTGCTTGA
- a CDS encoding thiamine pyrophosphate-requiring protein, with protein sequence MTGTVGDFLVERLYQWGVRRIFGYPGDGINGVFGALSRANGKIEFIQARHEEMAAFMASAHAKFTGELGVCIATSGPGASHLLTGLYDARMDHQPVLAIVGQQARAALGGHYQQELDLVSMFKDVAGAFVQQASTPEQVRHLLDRAVRTAVGERRVTAVILPNDLQDLPYHEPPRAHGTVHSGIGYSKPRVVPFDQDLQRAADVLNAGRKVAILVGAGALQATDQVIAVAETLGAGVAKALLGKAVLPDDLPWVTGSIGLLGTEPSYQLMSECDTLLMIGSGFPYSEFLPKEGQARGVQIDLQPDMLSLRYPMEVNLVGDASETLRALLPLLEHKTERRWRDKVETWRAQWDKTVAKRALVKADPINPQRVVHELSPRLPDHAIITSDSGSCANWFARDLQIRQGMQCSLSGGLACMGAAVPYAIAAKFAHPQRAVVALVGDGAMQMNNLAELITVAKYWRQWDNPQWICAVFNNEDLNQVTWEQRVMEGDPKFEASQSIPDVPYHLFAISIGLQGIYVEREEDVAEAWERALAADRPVLIEFKTDPDVPPLPPHIKLEQAKKFASTLLKGDPDQAGVIVQTAKQVLSSVLPGKK encoded by the coding sequence ATGACCGGCACGGTAGGCGACTTTCTGGTCGAGCGTTTGTATCAATGGGGGGTGCGGCGCATCTTCGGTTACCCCGGCGACGGCATCAACGGCGTGTTCGGCGCGCTGAGCCGGGCCAACGGCAAGATCGAATTCATCCAGGCCCGCCACGAGGAAATGGCCGCCTTCATGGCCAGCGCCCATGCCAAATTCACCGGCGAACTCGGCGTTTGCATCGCCACCTCCGGCCCGGGCGCTTCGCACCTGCTTACTGGCCTGTACGATGCGCGCATGGACCACCAGCCGGTGCTGGCCATCGTCGGCCAACAGGCCCGTGCGGCACTGGGCGGGCACTACCAGCAGGAACTCGACCTGGTGTCCATGTTCAAGGACGTCGCCGGTGCGTTCGTGCAACAAGCCTCGACGCCGGAACAGGTGCGCCACCTGCTCGACCGTGCAGTGCGTACAGCCGTCGGCGAACGCCGCGTCACTGCCGTGATCCTGCCCAACGATCTGCAGGACCTGCCCTACCACGAACCCCCCAGGGCTCACGGTACCGTGCATTCCGGCATCGGCTACAGCAAGCCCAGGGTGGTGCCGTTCGATCAAGACCTGCAGCGCGCCGCCGATGTGCTCAATGCCGGGCGCAAGGTGGCGATACTGGTAGGGGCCGGCGCCCTGCAGGCGACTGATCAGGTTATTGCGGTCGCCGAAACGCTGGGCGCTGGCGTGGCCAAGGCGCTGTTGGGCAAGGCTGTTCTACCAGACGACCTGCCGTGGGTTACCGGGTCGATCGGGCTGCTGGGCACCGAACCCAGCTATCAGCTGATGAGCGAATGCGACACGTTGCTGATGATCGGCTCCGGTTTCCCCTATTCCGAGTTTCTGCCCAAGGAAGGCCAGGCGCGCGGCGTGCAGATCGACCTGCAGCCCGACATGCTCAGCCTGCGCTACCCGATGGAGGTCAACCTGGTCGGCGATGCCAGTGAAACCTTGCGCGCACTGTTGCCACTGCTCGAGCACAAGACCGAACGGCGCTGGCGCGACAAGGTCGAGACCTGGCGTGCACAGTGGGACAAGACCGTGGCCAAACGTGCGCTGGTCAAGGCCGACCCGATCAACCCGCAACGTGTGGTCCATGAACTGTCCCCTCGCCTGCCCGACCACGCCATCATCACCAGCGATTCTGGCTCCTGTGCCAACTGGTTTGCCCGCGACCTGCAGATCCGCCAGGGCATGCAGTGCTCGCTGTCCGGTGGCCTGGCCTGCATGGGCGCCGCCGTTCCCTATGCGATCGCGGCAAAGTTCGCCCACCCGCAACGCGCGGTGGTTGCCCTGGTGGGTGATGGGGCAATGCAGATGAACAACCTGGCTGAATTGATCACCGTGGCCAAGTATTGGCGGCAGTGGGACAACCCACAGTGGATCTGTGCGGTGTTCAACAATGAAGACCTCAACCAGGTCACCTGGGAACAACGGGTAATGGAGGGCGACCCCAAGTTCGAGGCTTCGCAGTCCATTCCTGACGTGCCCTACCATTTGTTCGCCATTTCCATTGGCCTGCAAGGTATCTACGTAGAGCGCGAAGAGGACGTCGCCGAGGCGTGGGAACGCGCACTGGCCGCTGATCGGCCGGTACTGATCGAGTTCAAGACCGACCCGGACGTGCCGCCTTTACCACCTCATATCAAGCTGGAGCAGGCGAAGAAGTTCGCCAGCACCTTGCTCAAGGGCGACCCGGACCAGGCCGGGGTCATCGTGCAGACGGCCAAGCAAGTGCTCAGCTCAGTACTGCCCGGCAAAAAATAA
- the xth gene encoding exodeoxyribonuclease III, translating into MKALKIATFNINGIRSRLPALLAWLEREQPDIACLQELKAADQQFPRAQLEAAGYGCLYQGQPSWNGVAILARGSDPLEVRRGLPGMEDDSQSRYLEAAVHGVLVACLYLPNGNPQPGPKFDYKLRWFECLIKHAHSLYESGHPTLLAGDFNVVPTDMDIYNPRSWLKDALLQPESRACYQQLLDQGWVDAIRHLYPDERVYTFWDYFRNHWQRNAGLRIDHLLLNPELAPYLKQAGVDAWVRNEVKASDHAPAWIALGTRRGRSQTV; encoded by the coding sequence ATGAAAGCGCTGAAGATTGCCACCTTCAATATCAATGGCATCCGCAGCCGCTTGCCAGCGCTGCTGGCCTGGCTGGAACGCGAGCAGCCCGACATCGCCTGCCTGCAGGAGCTCAAGGCAGCCGATCAGCAGTTCCCTCGCGCGCAGCTGGAGGCGGCAGGCTATGGCTGCCTTTACCAAGGGCAACCGTCATGGAACGGCGTGGCCATCCTGGCACGGGGCAGCGATCCGCTGGAGGTTCGCCGCGGCTTGCCAGGCATGGAAGATGACAGCCAGAGCCGCTATCTGGAAGCGGCGGTACATGGCGTGCTGGTGGCGTGCCTGTACTTGCCGAACGGCAACCCGCAGCCAGGGCCCAAGTTCGATTACAAGCTGCGCTGGTTCGAATGCCTGATCAAGCATGCGCATAGCCTGTATGAAAGTGGCCACCCCACGCTGCTGGCCGGTGATTTCAACGTCGTGCCCACCGACATGGATATCTACAACCCGCGCTCCTGGCTGAAGGACGCTTTGCTACAGCCTGAGTCGCGCGCGTGTTACCAGCAACTGCTGGATCAGGGCTGGGTCGATGCCATACGCCATCTGTACCCGGACGAGCGGGTCTACACCTTCTGGGACTATTTCCGCAATCACTGGCAGCGCAATGCCGGGTTACGCATCGACCATCTGTTGCTAAACCCCGAGCTGGCGCCTTACCTGAAGCAGGCGGGGGTTGATGCCTGGGTGCGCAACGAGGTCAAGGCCAGCGATCATGCACCCGCCTGGATAGCGCTGGGTACACGGCGCGGTCGATCACAGACAGTGTAA
- a CDS encoding IS110 family transposase — translation MAMQAGKLIVGADVAKAELVIHHDDRDEIIKVKNTKPEIKKWLKQQPLNTAIAVEATNVYHLDLVELAHSLGFEVYVIDGFQLSNYRKSVGVRVKTDPTDARLLSRFLRNEGEDLRPWTPPPAVYGKLQSLLRRRAALVTARTAMTQSWANEALLKAAFTTFVKSIDRLDLLIQKKIKEVLREAGLHEQVARCQAVEGIGFLTATALVMAFMRGEFKSSDSYIAFLGMDLRVIDSGQKNGRRRLTKRGCSEIRRLLHNAAMSASRTATWKGIYEQHRNAGKATTQALVILARKLARVAFALMKNQDEYVSKGGKPAC, via the coding sequence GTGGCAATGCAGGCTGGCAAATTGATCGTGGGTGCGGATGTCGCGAAAGCAGAGTTAGTGATTCATCACGATGATCGCGATGAGATCATCAAGGTGAAAAATACCAAACCGGAAATCAAGAAATGGCTGAAGCAACAGCCTCTCAACACGGCAATTGCTGTTGAGGCGACCAATGTTTACCACCTGGACTTGGTTGAGCTGGCCCATAGCCTGGGTTTCGAGGTCTATGTCATTGATGGATTCCAACTGAGCAACTACCGCAAAAGCGTGGGTGTACGGGTAAAAACGGACCCCACTGATGCTCGGTTGCTGTCCCGATTTTTGAGAAACGAGGGGGAAGACCTCCGCCCTTGGACTCCCCCTCCCGCCGTCTACGGCAAGCTTCAGAGCCTTCTGCGACGCCGAGCGGCCTTGGTGACTGCCCGCACGGCGATGACTCAAAGCTGGGCTAATGAAGCCCTGTTGAAAGCCGCCTTCACAACCTTTGTAAAATCGATAGACCGGCTGGATTTGTTGATCCAAAAGAAAATTAAAGAGGTGCTGCGCGAAGCTGGGCTGCACGAGCAAGTTGCTCGCTGCCAAGCGGTAGAGGGCATTGGGTTTCTCACCGCCACTGCCTTGGTAATGGCCTTTATGCGGGGCGAGTTCAAGAGCAGTGATTCGTACATTGCATTCCTGGGAATGGATCTACGAGTGATTGATTCTGGGCAGAAGAATGGACGTCGCCGCCTGACCAAGCGAGGCTGCTCAGAAATCCGTCGTCTGTTGCATAACGCGGCGATGTCAGCCAGCCGGACGGCCACTTGGAAAGGGATATACGAACAACATCGCAATGCGGGTAAAGCAACAACCCAGGCGTTGGTAATCCTGGCCAGAAAGCTTGCGCGAGTGGCATTCGCCCTGATGAAGAATCAGGACGAATATGTCTCCAAAGGTGGGAAACCGGCTTGCTGA
- a CDS encoding M20 aminoacylase family protein, with the protein MTTFDSNQPQPPAAGLEEFVVIRRQIHAAPELGGDTPDTAALVADKLQAWGYEVHRNVGGHGVVGVLQAGDSPRSIGLRADMDALPMSEKNPFEHASKIPGRMHACGHDGHTAILLAAAAQLAATRSFNGTLNVIFQPDEEGLAGAKAMIDDGLFERFPCDSVYALHNMPGMPVGTCVVQAGPTMASSQRVSIRITGKGGHGAMPELSVDPVMALNSLISGIQTIKSRNLSVEEYAVISIGMIQAGTVYNIIPDEASMLLSVRTDTAETQQKINSRIDALARGHAESFGVEIDVQYTQLAPALCNSDHESALLRESLRPLFADGALLDKMPKKVMGTEDFAYMLQARPGCYFMLGNGTGEFHGCSVHNPHYDFNDALVKIGADCWVKWVQDYLR; encoded by the coding sequence ATGACTACTTTTGACAGCAATCAACCTCAGCCCCCGGCAGCAGGGCTGGAAGAGTTCGTTGTGATTCGCCGGCAGATTCATGCCGCACCGGAGCTTGGCGGCGACACGCCTGACACGGCGGCGCTGGTGGCCGACAAGTTGCAGGCCTGGGGTTATGAAGTGCATCGCAACGTAGGCGGGCATGGCGTGGTCGGGGTGCTGCAAGCAGGGGACAGCCCGCGCAGCATCGGCCTGCGTGCAGACATGGACGCATTGCCCATGAGTGAGAAAAACCCCTTTGAGCATGCCAGCAAGATCCCCGGTCGCATGCATGCCTGTGGCCATGACGGGCATACCGCGATCCTGTTGGCAGCCGCTGCGCAACTGGCGGCCACGCGCAGCTTCAACGGCACGTTGAACGTGATCTTTCAGCCGGACGAAGAGGGCCTGGCCGGGGCCAAGGCGATGATCGACGACGGCCTGTTCGAGCGCTTCCCGTGTGACTCGGTGTATGCGCTGCACAACATGCCCGGCATGCCGGTGGGTACCTGCGTGGTCCAGGCCGGGCCAACCATGGCGTCCTCTCAGCGCGTCAGCATTCGTATCACCGGCAAAGGCGGGCACGGGGCGATGCCGGAACTGTCGGTGGACCCGGTGATGGCGTTGAACAGCCTGATCAGCGGTATCCAGACCATCAAGTCGCGCAACCTGAGCGTCGAGGAATATGCCGTGATCAGCATCGGCATGATCCAGGCCGGTACCGTCTACAACATCATTCCTGACGAAGCCAGCATGCTGCTGAGCGTGCGCACCGACACGGCCGAGACCCAGCAGAAGATCAACAGCCGCATTGACGCCCTGGCCAGGGGGCATGCCGAAAGCTTTGGCGTGGAGATCGACGTTCAATACACCCAGCTGGCCCCCGCGTTGTGCAACAGTGACCACGAAAGCGCGTTGCTGCGTGAAAGCCTGAGGCCGTTGTTCGCCGACGGCGCGCTGCTGGACAAGATGCCGAAGAAGGTCATGGGCACCGAAGACTTTGCCTACATGTTGCAGGCACGGCCTGGGTGTTACTTCATGCTGGGGAATGGTACCGGCGAGTTTCATGGGTGCTCGGTGCATAACCCGCACTACGATTTCAATGATGCATTGGTGAAGATTGGCGCCGATTGCTGGGTGAAGTGGGTTCAGGACTACCTGCGTTGA
- a CDS encoding MFS transporter, with protein MTTPLPAPTLMQTGAHSAAQASSSRKTLIACSLGNALEMYDFTIYSFFAVLIGKHFFPAESAMASLLMSLATFGVGFLMRPVGAMVIGRYADRRGRKAALSLTIGLMTLGTALIAFAPTYSQIGIFATVLLVAGRLIQGMSAGGEVGTASVFLMESSAVGKRCQNVSWQAASQGYAALLGAGFGFALSQLLEPAALESWGWRIPFIFGLLIGPVGWYIRTRLPETHAAAPAHKAEQALDAELLKRIAQGIGLMASSTIGMYLFVFYMPTYLTTALHYPPGSAMAIACISSGCMAVICPLAGKFADKYQLRKRLLGWTVAMPVVLTLPVFYLLGQVQHMGLAMMCVAVLILPTCIGAGAFFALIMEGFPKARRSFGTSVSYSLGVTIFGGFSPLVATWLIAALGTPLAPAYFLLAGGVVSLACLKYFPENKGCE; from the coding sequence ATGACTACACCGCTACCCGCACCGACCCTCATGCAGACGGGCGCGCATTCAGCCGCGCAGGCATCTTCCTCACGTAAAACCTTGATTGCCTGCTCGCTGGGCAATGCACTGGAAATGTACGACTTCACGATCTACAGCTTTTTCGCTGTGCTGATCGGCAAGCATTTCTTCCCCGCCGAGTCGGCGATGGCTTCGTTGCTGATGTCGCTGGCCACCTTCGGTGTCGGTTTCCTGATGCGCCCGGTGGGGGCGATGGTGATCGGTCGCTATGCCGACCGGCGCGGGCGCAAGGCGGCATTGAGCCTGACCATCGGGCTGATGACCCTGGGTACTGCGCTGATCGCGTTTGCGCCCACCTATTCGCAGATCGGCATTTTCGCCACGGTGCTGCTGGTGGCTGGCCGGCTTATCCAAGGCATGTCGGCAGGCGGGGAGGTGGGTACCGCGTCGGTGTTCCTGATGGAGTCCAGTGCGGTTGGCAAACGTTGCCAGAACGTCAGTTGGCAGGCCGCTAGCCAGGGATACGCTGCATTGCTGGGGGCCGGCTTTGGCTTTGCCCTCAGCCAGTTGCTCGAGCCTGCCGCCCTGGAAAGCTGGGGATGGCGGATCCCGTTCATTTTCGGCCTGCTGATCGGCCCGGTCGGTTGGTACATTCGCACGCGTTTGCCAGAAACCCATGCGGCCGCCCCGGCGCACAAGGCCGAACAGGCGCTGGACGCTGAACTGCTCAAACGTATCGCCCAAGGCATCGGCCTGATGGCCAGCTCGACCATCGGCATGTACCTGTTCGTGTTCTACATGCCCACCTACCTGACCACGGCCTTGCATTACCCGCCAGGCAGCGCGATGGCAATTGCCTGTATCAGCAGCGGCTGCATGGCGGTCATCTGCCCGTTGGCCGGCAAGTTTGCTGACAAGTATCAGCTGCGCAAGCGCCTGCTGGGGTGGACGGTTGCCATGCCGGTGGTGCTGACCCTGCCGGTGTTCTACCTGCTTGGGCAGGTGCAGCACATGGGCCTGGCCATGATGTGCGTGGCGGTGCTGATACTGCCTACCTGCATCGGTGCCGGCGCGTTCTTTGCGCTGATCATGGAGGGCTTCCCGAAAGCGCGGCGCTCGTTCGGCACCTCGGTCAGCTACAGCCTGGGGGTAACGATTTTCGGCGGGTTTTCGCCGCTGGTGGCGACCTGGCTGATTGCGGCGCTCGGCACCCCGTTGGCGCCGGCGTACTTCCTGCTGGCCGGTGGTGTTGTCAGCCTGGCCTGCCTCAAATACTTCCCCGAAAACAAAGGATGCGAGTGA
- a CDS encoding porin, giving the protein MNTRTTSLLLMIQGACLAAQAQAEGFPTLGRIAPGFGYYGVDNGFDDNLKVYGTVDAFASYHDSQHHSGFRLAGGGAWTNKVGLYARKGLNPDTVLELDVEEGFNVNGKALEGTWDTIGTLRLATVALRSRTVGKLEFGKTYSMGTPTYADPFLATYGSPYTYLALPAAGKGAFYLDLRPKHTLAYTSPNLNGFSIGTALSFGFDDAASQGRTVRGGGARLQYRNSRVMLLASYNLYYSDPWDDAGSSRQTANYYKSLSAFYDFGPLATSLTWQRQDVDQAGTPSTTLYTLGVMAPVGERDVLRLAVMQRKVTARDKDAAGVMIGYDHFINPRWAVYGRLGLIANQRASSVTYAGTPVDQVGDNPGNVSLGMYYHF; this is encoded by the coding sequence ATGAACACTCGCACTACGTCGTTGCTGCTGATGATCCAAGGGGCGTGCCTTGCCGCGCAGGCACAGGCCGAGGGCTTTCCGACGCTCGGCCGGATTGCGCCGGGCTTTGGTTATTACGGGGTGGATAACGGTTTCGATGACAACCTCAAGGTCTACGGCACCGTGGATGCATTCGCCAGCTATCACGACTCGCAGCACCACTCGGGCTTTCGCCTGGCCGGCGGCGGCGCCTGGACCAACAAGGTCGGGCTATATGCCCGCAAGGGGCTGAACCCCGACACCGTGCTGGAGCTGGACGTCGAGGAAGGTTTCAACGTGAATGGCAAAGCCCTGGAAGGCACCTGGGACACCATTGGTACCCTGCGCTTGGCAACCGTCGCCCTGCGCTCGCGCACCGTGGGCAAGCTTGAGTTCGGCAAGACCTACAGCATGGGCACGCCCACCTACGCTGACCCGTTCCTGGCCACCTACGGCTCACCCTACACCTACCTGGCCCTGCCGGCCGCCGGCAAGGGCGCTTTTTACCTGGACCTGCGCCCCAAGCACACCCTGGCCTACACCAGCCCGAACCTGAACGGCTTCAGCATCGGCACCGCGCTAAGCTTCGGCTTCGACGATGCCGCCAGCCAGGGGCGCACCGTGCGTGGCGGCGGCGCCAGGTTGCAATACCGCAACAGTCGGGTGATGCTGCTGGCCTCCTACAACCTGTATTACAGCGACCCCTGGGACGACGCGGGCAGCTCACGCCAGACCGCCAACTACTACAAGAGCCTGTCGGCGTTCTACGATTTCGGCCCACTGGCCACCAGCCTGACCTGGCAACGCCAGGACGTAGACCAGGCCGGCACGCCCAGTACCACGCTATACACCTTGGGGGTGATGGCGCCAGTCGGCGAGCGGGATGTGCTGCGCCTGGCCGTGATGCAACGCAAGGTCACCGCCCGCGACAAGGACGCAGCAGGGGTGATGATCGGCTATGACCATTTCATCAACCCACGCTGGGCCGTCTACGGACGGCTCGGCCTGATTGCCAACCAGCGTGCGTCGTCAGTCACCTATGCCGGCACCCCGGTGGACCAGGTTGGCGACAACCCTGGCAATGTCTCGCTAGGCATGTACTACCACTTCTGA
- a CDS encoding LysR family transcriptional regulator, which yields MKLHQLKALVAIHNAGSILEASKLMHITQPALSRSIKDLEREVGFSLLQRSHKGMALTEEGKRVIRHANLVVESIRRLQIEAASIQDAALGAVSIGVTSLTAMLDGVDESILAFRRKYPRVKITITDLRPSQILQRLRDGSLDFAITSQQPLSRLSLDWEALGSIKGRVICHASNAQKFSKSLRTLQYGHWISLDELSDQASQFHQLFEVNGLQVPQNTIECTSVMMALKLLKNTESLMTISELAVDQGFTLGVHGEYVAMAVQELIPDYPINLVCIDRHSLTAPAQELFHSLRGQVLRQTRPVASEVVVHA from the coding sequence TTGAAACTGCATCAACTCAAGGCGCTGGTCGCCATCCACAACGCAGGCAGCATCCTTGAAGCTTCCAAGCTCATGCACATTACCCAGCCTGCGCTGAGCCGTTCGATCAAGGACCTGGAACGGGAAGTCGGCTTCAGCCTGTTGCAGCGGTCGCACAAAGGCATGGCCCTTACCGAGGAAGGCAAGCGCGTCATCCGCCACGCCAACCTCGTGGTGGAGAGCATCCGTCGCCTGCAGATCGAAGCCGCGAGCATTCAGGATGCCGCGCTGGGCGCGGTGTCGATCGGGGTGACATCGCTGACGGCGATGCTCGATGGTGTCGATGAGAGCATCCTGGCATTCCGGCGCAAGTACCCGCGGGTGAAGATCACCATCACCGACTTGCGCCCCAGCCAGATCCTGCAACGCCTGCGCGACGGCAGCCTGGACTTTGCCATTACCTCGCAGCAACCGCTGAGCCGGCTGAGCCTGGACTGGGAGGCGCTGGGCAGTATCAAGGGCAGGGTGATTTGCCACGCGTCCAACGCACAAAAGTTTTCCAAGTCGCTGCGCACCTTGCAGTACGGCCACTGGATCAGCCTGGACGAATTGTCGGACCAGGCTTCGCAGTTCCACCAGCTGTTCGAGGTCAACGGCCTTCAGGTGCCGCAGAACACCATTGAATGCACCTCGGTGATGATGGCGCTCAAGCTGCTGAAAAACACCGAATCGTTGATGACCATCAGTGAGCTGGCGGTGGACCAGGGCTTCACTCTGGGCGTGCATGGCGAGTACGTGGCCATGGCGGTGCAGGAGCTTATTCCGGACTACCCCATCAACCTGGTCTGTATCGACCGCCACAGCCTAACGGCGCCTGCCCAGGAGCTGTTCCACAGCTTGCGCGGGCAGGTGCTCAGGCAAACCCGCCCAGTGGCGTCAGAAGTGGTAGTACATGCCTAG
- a CDS encoding peroxiredoxin, which produces MINTGDLLPDVTLYEYNNDEGACAIGPNAFSVHEHCKQKKVVVFGLPGAFTPTCSERHVPGYVAEAQALFAAGVDEILCVSVNDAFVMNAWGNSLQVGEAVRMIGDGNGEFSDALGLIQDLSARGLGRRSLRYAMVVDNLVVKHIAVEAPGKFEVSDAASVLATLRHV; this is translated from the coding sequence ATGATCAACACTGGCGATCTACTGCCCGACGTTACGCTGTACGAGTACAACAATGACGAAGGCGCCTGCGCGATCGGCCCGAATGCCTTTTCCGTTCACGAGCACTGCAAGCAGAAAAAAGTGGTTGTTTTCGGTTTGCCCGGCGCGTTCACGCCTACCTGCTCCGAACGCCACGTCCCGGGTTATGTCGCTGAGGCACAAGCGTTGTTCGCCGCGGGAGTTGACGAGATTCTCTGCGTGTCCGTGAACGATGCCTTTGTCATGAATGCCTGGGGCAACAGCCTGCAGGTGGGCGAAGCGGTGAGGATGATCGGCGATGGCAACGGCGAGTTCAGCGACGCACTGGGCCTGATCCAGGACCTGTCGGCGCGTGGGTTGGGGCGCCGTTCGCTGCGTTACGCCATGGTGGTCGACAACCTGGTTGTCAAACACATTGCTGTCGAAGCGCCCGGCAAGTTCGAGGTCAGTGATGCGGCGAGCGTGCTGGCCACGTTGCGTCACGTGTAG
- the lipA gene encoding lipoyl synthase, which produces MSTEQLQHTPPRPQPLQAGVKLRGAEKVARIPVKILPTEDVPRKPDWIRVAIPTTPEVARVKALLRKHKLHSVCEEAACPNLGECFSGGTATFMIMGDICTRRCPFCDVGHGRPKPLDVDEPKNLAIAIADLGLKYVVITSVDRDDLRDGGAGHFADCLREIRRLSPGIQLETLVPDYRGRMEVALAITGQEPPDVFNHNLETVPRLYKAARPGSDFEWSLDLLERFKQQVPRVPTKSGLMLGLGETDEEVIEVMQRMREHQVDMLTLGQYLQPSRSHLPVQRFVHPDTFAWFAEQGLAMGFRNVASGPLVRSSYQADQQVQLAERAVAG; this is translated from the coding sequence ATGTCAACCGAACAACTGCAACACACACCACCGCGCCCGCAGCCTTTGCAGGCCGGGGTAAAACTGCGCGGCGCCGAAAAGGTGGCGCGTATCCCGGTGAAAATCCTGCCCACCGAGGATGTGCCACGCAAGCCCGACTGGATCCGCGTGGCCATTCCTACCACGCCCGAGGTAGCGCGGGTCAAGGCCCTGCTGCGCAAGCACAAGCTGCACAGCGTGTGCGAGGAAGCCGCCTGCCCGAACCTGGGCGAGTGCTTCTCTGGCGGCACGGCGACATTCATGATCATGGGCGACATCTGCACCCGGCGGTGCCCGTTCTGCGACGTCGGCCATGGTCGACCCAAGCCGCTGGACGTCGACGAGCCGAAGAACCTGGCCATCGCCATCGCCGACCTGGGCCTGAAGTACGTGGTGATCACCTCGGTGGACCGTGACGACCTGCGCGATGGCGGCGCCGGGCATTTTGCCGATTGCCTGCGCGAGATCCGCAGGCTGTCGCCGGGTATTCAGCTGGAAACCCTGGTGCCCGATTACCGCGGGCGCATGGAGGTGGCCCTGGCCATCACCGGCCAGGAACCGCCAGACGTGTTCAACCACAACCTCGAAACCGTGCCGCGCCTGTACAAGGCGGCCCGGCCGGGCTCGGATTTCGAGTGGTCGCTGGACCTGCTGGAGCGCTTCAAGCAACAGGTACCAAGGGTGCCGACCAAGTCCGGGCTGATGCTAGGCCTGGGCGAAACCGATGAAGAAGTGATCGAAGTGATGCAGCGCATGCGCGAGCATCAGGTCGACATGCTGACGTTGGGGCAGTACTTGCAGCCTTCACGCAGCCACCTGCCGGTGCAGCGCTTCGTGCACCCGGACACCTTTGCCTGGTTTGCCGAGCAGGGCTTGGCAATGGGGTTCAGAAACGTGGCATCCGGGCCATTGGTGCGTTCGTCCTACCAGGCTGACCAGCAAGTGCAGTTAGCGGAACGCGCCGTTGCCGGTTGA